The proteins below are encoded in one region of Elgaria multicarinata webbii isolate HBS135686 ecotype San Diego chromosome 8, rElgMul1.1.pri, whole genome shotgun sequence:
- the GPR171 gene encoding G-protein coupled receptor 171, translated as MSLTNYTKCNVYSEMEPFTYFYYLIFLIGFIGSCFALWTFTHTEHNRKCMNVYLINLLTADFLLTLALPMKITVDLGVAPWKLKIFHCQVTACLMYLNMYLSIIFLGFVSMDRCLQLIHRCKIYRIQEPGFAKMISAVVWAMVLLITVPNMAIPIKEIKETPIVGCIDFKTKVGRDWHVFTNFICTAIFLNFSAMVLISNCLVIRLLYQNKHNESYHNVKKALVNILLVTASYVICFVPYHIVRIPYTLSQSKAITTDCSLSQTLFKAKESTLLFGVSNLCLDPILYFYLSKSFRLKVTKTFGSRKDRSAFPDDQEMFGEPTEHFDVSVETPQAFPEGQFISN; from the coding sequence ATGTCTTTAACAAATTATACgaaatgcaatgtttattctgaAATGGAgccatttacttatttttattacttGATCTTTCTTATCGGGTTCATCGGAAGCTGCTTTGCTCTTTGGACcttcacacacacagaacacaatCGCAAATGCATGAATGTCTACTTAATTAACCTCTTAACAGCAGATTTTTTGCTGACCCTTGCCTTGCCCATGAAAATCACTGTTGATTTAGGAGTTGCCCCTTGGAAACTGAAAATTTTCCATTGTCAAGTCACAGCTTGCCTGATGTATCTCAACATGTACTTGTCCATCATATTCTTGGGATTCGTAAGCATGGACCGTTGCCTTCAGTTAATACACCGGTGCAAAATCTATCGCATCCAGGAACCTGGTTTTGCCAAGATGATATCAGCAGTAGTATGGGCAATGGTTCTCTTGATCACGGTGCCAAACATGGCCATTCCAATCAAAGAAATCAAAGAAACACCCATTGTGGGCTGTATTGACTTCAAAACAAAAGTAGGAAGAGACTGGCATGTGTTCACCAATTTCATATGTACTGCAATATTTCTAAATTTTTCAGCCATGGTGCTAATTTCTAACTGCCTGGTGATCAGACTACTCTATCAAAACAAACACAACGAAAGCTACCACAATGTTAAAAAAGCTCTGGTGAACATACTCTTAGTAACTGCAAGCTACGTCATCTGCTTCGTTCCTTACCACATCGTTCGGATTCCATATACTCTGAGCCAAAGCAAAGCTATAACCACAGACTGCTCTCTCAGTCAAACCCTCTTTAAAGCCAAAGAATCCACGCTGCTGTTTGGTGTGTCAAATCTGTGTTTGGAccctattttgtatttttatctttCAAAGTCATTTAGACTGAAAGTGACTAAGACATTTGGATCACGTAAAGATAGAAGTGCCTTCCCAGATGATCAGGAGATGTTTGGAGAACCGACAGAGCACTTTGATGTTTCAGTTGAGACACCGCAGGCCTTTCCAGAAGGTCAAtttatttcaaattaa